In Leptodesmis sichuanensis A121, the following are encoded in one genomic region:
- a CDS encoding P-II family nitrogen regulator, whose product MKELKKVEAIIRPFKLDEVKIALVNAGIVGMTVSEVRGFGRQKGQTERYRGSEYTVEFLQKLKVEIVVEDSQVDMVVDKIIVAARTGEIGDGKIFITPVSDIVRIRTGEKNQEAI is encoded by the coding sequence GTGAAGGAGTTGAAGAAAGTAGAGGCTATTATCCGTCCATTTAAACTGGACGAAGTCAAGATCGCCCTAGTCAATGCCGGAATTGTCGGTATGACTGTTTCTGAAGTCCGGGGCTTCGGACGACAAAAGGGACAAACCGAGCGCTATCGGGGGTCAGAATATACGGTTGAGTTTTTACAGAAGCTCAAAGTTGAGATTGTCGTTGAAGACAGTCAAGTCGATATGGTAGTCGATAAGATTATTGTGGCGGCTCGAACGGGTGAAATTGGAGACGGTAAGATCTTTATTACTCCCGTGAGTGATATTGTCCGAATCCGGACTGGTGAGAAAAACCAAGAAGCCATTTAA
- a CDS encoding ABC transporter ATP-binding protein, translating into MAQVVLENIYKSFQKGTGSREPGTESAPHPTAVLRNINLTIQDGEFMVLVGPSGCGKSTLLRLIAGLEEITGGNIYVGDRRINELPPKARDIAMVFQNYALYPHMTVYDNLAFGLRRTAGGSGESGAGSRGDEGDRGGQCKTQHSTLKTQNSLPLWAENLLIETTRKLPKGLQYQSEREKGIDQRVRNIAQILQIEPLLNRLPKQLSGGQKQRVALGRAMARDPQVFLMDEPLSNLDAKLRAETRSQIVKLQRRLGTTTIYVTHDQTEAMTMGDRIAVMNAGQIQQIASPLELYNRPANRFVAEFIGSPPMNFLPVQFKAPLLITHDPFRLTLPPAWEPALSRYDGRTLMLGIRPEHLSVGVPAPKNLHVQVELVEALGSETYLAVRLLDTGTRQPIFLQARIEPDHQVQVGADLWLTIAPDKLHLFDPATDLAIACPV; encoded by the coding sequence GTGGCACAGGTCGTTCTTGAAAATATCTATAAAAGCTTTCAGAAAGGTACAGGGAGCCGGGAACCGGGAACAGAGAGCGCTCCCCACCCAACCGCCGTTCTGCGCAACATCAACCTGACAATTCAGGATGGGGAATTCATGGTACTGGTGGGGCCATCCGGCTGCGGCAAAAGCACCCTCCTGCGATTAATTGCAGGGTTGGAAGAGATTACCGGCGGCAATATTTATGTCGGCGATCGCCGGATCAACGAACTACCCCCCAAAGCCCGCGACATTGCTATGGTGTTCCAGAATTATGCCCTGTATCCTCACATGACGGTGTATGACAACCTGGCCTTTGGGCTACGGCGGACAGCAGGAGGGAGTGGGGAGTCGGGAGCCGGGAGTAGAGGAGATGAGGGAGATAGGGGGGGGCAATGCAAAACTCAACACTCAACACTCAAAACTCAAAACTCCCTTCCCCTTTGGGCCGAAAACTTGTTGATTGAAACGACTCGTAAACTGCCGAAAGGATTGCAATATCAATCGGAGCGCGAGAAAGGCATTGATCAACGGGTGCGAAACATTGCCCAAATCTTGCAAATTGAACCGTTGCTGAATCGGCTACCTAAACAACTCTCTGGTGGACAAAAACAGCGGGTCGCGCTGGGACGAGCAATGGCTCGCGATCCGCAGGTGTTCTTAATGGATGAGCCACTGTCGAACCTGGATGCTAAGTTGCGGGCAGAAACTCGATCGCAAATTGTGAAACTGCAACGTCGTCTGGGAACCACCACCATTTACGTCACCCACGATCAGACAGAAGCCATGACCATGGGCGATCGCATTGCCGTGATGAATGCAGGGCAAATTCAGCAAATTGCCTCTCCTCTAGAACTCTATAACCGTCCGGCGAACCGCTTTGTCGCCGAATTCATTGGCTCCCCGCCGATGAACTTTCTCCCCGTGCAGTTCAAAGCGCCACTGCTGATTACCCATGATCCCTTCCGGTTAACCCTGCCTCCGGCCTGGGAACCTGCCTTAAGTCGGTATGATGGCCGTACTCTGATGCTGGGGATTCGACCCGAACATCTCAGTGTTGGGGTTCCCGCTCCTAAAAATCTGCACGTCCAGGTAGAACTGGTGGAAGCGTTGGGCAGTGAAACCTACCTTGCTGTCCGCTTACTGGATACAGGTACCCGTCAACCCATCTTCCTGCAAGCCAGAATTGAACCGGATCATCAGGTTCAGGTGGGAGCCGATCTCTGGTTAACGATCGCCCCCGATAAACTGCACTTGTTCGATCCAGCAACAGACCTCGCGATCGCCTGTCCCGTATGA
- a CDS encoding response regulator encodes MKTVLIVEDDLINARVFSKILTKRGGLAVQHTENVDEVMQIAQERGADIILMDVSLSRSMYQGKSVDGIKITQILKSDPNTADLPIILVTAHAMEGDRENFLKQSGADGYISKPVVDHQAFVDYVLELLPKTED; translated from the coding sequence ATGAAGACAGTACTGATTGTGGAAGATGATCTGATTAATGCACGGGTATTTTCCAAGATATTGACAAAACGGGGTGGATTGGCGGTTCAACATACAGAAAACGTAGATGAAGTGATGCAGATTGCTCAGGAACGGGGAGCGGACATTATTTTGATGGATGTTTCCCTCTCCCGCAGTATGTACCAGGGCAAGTCTGTGGATGGCATTAAGATCACGCAGATCTTGAAAAGTGACCCGAATACCGCTGATTTGCCTATTATTCTGGTCACGGCCCACGCGATGGAAGGCGATCGCGAGAACTTCCTGAAGCAGAGCGGCGCAGATGGCTACATCTCCAAACCCGTGGTGGATCACCAAGCCTTTGTAGACTATGTATTGGAATTACTACCCAAGACGGAAGACTAA
- the lipB gene encoding lipoyl(octanoyl) transferase LipB, translated as MSDFANLSAKDFNPFLSFSGHRCCQVFHFGVVPYQEALAWQRSRVAKCKLDPALEDTLLLLEHPPVYTLGQGSDTRFLKFDPACSPVEVVRIERGGEVTYHCPGQLVGYPILNLAYYQKDLHWYLRQLEEVIIRVLAEYHLQGSRIPGLTGVWVEGYKVAAIGIKVSRWITMHGFALNVCPDLSGFQAIVPCGISDRPVGSLEQFVPGIQMSQVRQQVAIAFADVFQVQLIEA; from the coding sequence ATGAGTGATTTTGCCAATTTGTCTGCGAAAGATTTTAATCCTTTCTTAAGCTTTTCAGGGCATCGTTGTTGCCAGGTATTCCACTTTGGAGTCGTCCCTTATCAAGAAGCGTTAGCATGGCAGCGATCGCGCGTCGCAAAATGCAAACTCGATCCCGCATTAGAAGATACGTTGTTGTTATTGGAACACCCGCCGGTCTACACCTTGGGCCAGGGTTCCGATACTCGGTTTCTCAAGTTTGATCCAGCGTGCTCGCCAGTAGAAGTCGTGCGAATTGAGCGGGGTGGCGAAGTCACTTACCATTGTCCCGGTCAACTGGTGGGCTATCCCATCTTAAACCTGGCCTACTATCAGAAAGACCTGCACTGGTATCTGCGCCAGCTAGAGGAAGTGATCATTCGCGTTTTGGCAGAGTATCACCTGCAGGGATCTCGCATTCCAGGCTTAACCGGAGTCTGGGTAGAGGGGTATAAGGTGGCTGCGATCGGCATTAAGGTCAGCCGTTGGATTACCATGCACGGATTCGCTCTCAATGTCTGCCCGGACTTGAGTGGCTTTCAAGCGATCGTGCCCTGCGGGATTAGCGATCGCCCCGTTGGTAGCCTGGAACAGTTTGTTCCGGGAATTCAGATGAGCCAGGTGCGGCAACAGGTGGCGATCGCGTTTGCAGATGTATTTCAGGTGCAGTTGATTGAAGCGTAA
- the hpf gene encoding ribosome hibernation-promoting factor, HPF/YfiA family has product MKLVIQGKNIEITDAIREYVNQKIEKAVSHFQNLITEVDVHLSVARNPRVNSRQIAEVTMYLNGAVVRAEEGSENLYASIDLVADKISRQLRKYKEKRAAKHAPTKTAEALSDQPVVTDLLQDRAPELPAQVVRTKYFAMPPMSVQEALEHLELVDHDFYVFRNAETGEINVVYERNHGGYGVIQPRNGNGHTNAKNGKMAHAPTEVPSTPG; this is encoded by the coding sequence ATGAAGCTTGTAATTCAGGGCAAAAATATTGAAATTACCGATGCAATTCGTGAATATGTCAATCAAAAAATTGAGAAGGCGGTGAGCCACTTTCAAAACCTGATTACAGAAGTTGATGTGCATCTGTCCGTCGCCCGGAACCCCCGCGTGAACTCCCGACAAATTGCCGAAGTGACGATGTATTTAAATGGTGCTGTTGTTCGAGCCGAGGAAGGTAGCGAGAACCTATACGCCAGTATTGATCTAGTTGCAGATAAGATTTCTCGCCAACTGCGCAAGTACAAGGAAAAACGGGCTGCTAAACACGCTCCCACAAAAACGGCTGAAGCTCTTAGTGATCAACCTGTTGTTACGGATCTGTTGCAAGATCGCGCCCCAGAGTTACCGGCTCAGGTTGTTCGCACCAAGTACTTTGCCATGCCCCCAATGTCAGTGCAGGAAGCCCTGGAACATCTGGAATTGGTCGATCATGACTTCTATGTGTTCCGCAATGCTGAAACCGGGGAAATCAACGTTGTGTATGAACGGAACCACGGGGGCTATGGCGTGATCCAACCCCGGAATGGCAATGGTCATACCAATGCCAAAAATGGCAAGATGGCTCATGCTCCCACGGAGGTTCCCTCAACTCCTGGCTAA
- a CDS encoding DUF4079 domain-containing protein, which translates to MNLPSFLWLWRIAAWSMGLSWLAFLILAVSGGWMWWRRRSHQPRPDWLRPFHYCVGATLAILVLILLAIGIIGTLGHYGSLGHSIHLYAGLAVVDLVFLSAWSAMQIQPTRPWARRLHLAINAMLLLGFIAVSVTGWAVVQKYLP; encoded by the coding sequence ATGAACCTTCCTTCTTTTCTCTGGCTCTGGCGCATTGCCGCCTGGTCAATGGGCTTATCCTGGCTGGCCTTTTTGATCCTGGCCGTATCCGGTGGCTGGATGTGGTGGCGACGGCGATCGCACCAACCCCGACCCGATTGGTTGCGGCCTTTCCATTATTGTGTCGGCGCAACCCTGGCAATCTTGGTGCTGATCTTGCTGGCGATCGGTATTATTGGCACACTGGGCCATTATGGGAGTTTGGGTCACTCAATTCACCTATATGCCGGATTAGCCGTCGTTGATCTGGTATTCCTGTCAGCCTGGAGTGCGATGCAAATTCAGCCCACTCGTCCCTGGGCCAGACGGCTACATTTGGCAATCAATGCCATGTTGCTGCTGGGATTCATAGCGGTTTCAGTCACTGGGTGGGCGGTTGTGCAAAAGTACCTGCCTTGA
- a CDS encoding ABC transporter ATP-binding protein — MTVSASTPQLQLEQVSLAPNLFRSAKVSPKDLASVNPYYLLRDVSLQVFTGDRIAIIGPSGAGKTSLLRLINRLNEPTSGTLYFEEQPYSKIPVLQLRQQVVLVLQESKLLGMMVQDALAYPLQLRGLDKKTIQARMREWIERFRIPSDWLNRTEQQLSVGQRQIVAIARAALTHPKVLLLDEPTSALDAGRSQQLLDVLNELSANHGTTILMINHQLDLAEQFSDRMVYLEQGQILQDYPSQQIDWLALKQQLQCTEQQQTEEWL, encoded by the coding sequence ATGACGGTTTCCGCTTCTACTCCTCAACTTCAACTGGAGCAGGTTAGTTTAGCCCCCAATCTGTTTCGTTCGGCAAAAGTTAGTCCGAAAGACCTGGCGAGCGTCAATCCTTACTATCTGTTGCGGGACGTTTCGTTGCAGGTTTTTACAGGCGATCGCATTGCGATCATAGGGCCATCAGGGGCGGGAAAAACTAGCTTATTGAGACTGATTAATCGGCTGAATGAACCCACATCTGGAACGTTGTACTTTGAAGAGCAACCTTACTCCAAAATTCCGGTACTTCAGCTTCGTCAGCAAGTGGTGCTGGTCTTACAGGAATCAAAGTTGCTGGGGATGATGGTTCAGGATGCCTTGGCCTATCCACTGCAGTTACGGGGATTGGATAAGAAAACAATTCAAGCCCGTATGAGGGAATGGATCGAACGATTTCGTATCCCCTCTGATTGGCTAAACCGCACGGAACAACAACTGTCCGTTGGTCAGCGTCAGATTGTGGCGATCGCTCGTGCTGCCCTCACTCATCCCAAAGTACTGCTGCTCGATGAACCCACCTCGGCTCTGGATGCTGGTCGCAGCCAACAACTTCTGGATGTGCTCAATGAGCTATCAGCCAATCACGGCACCACCATTCTGATGATCAATCATCAACTCGATCTGGCCGAGCAGTTTAGCGATCGCATGGTGTATCTAGAGCAAGGACAGATCCTGCAAGACTATCCTTCCCAGCAGATAGACTGGCTTGCTCTCAAACAACAACTGCAATGCACCGAACAGCAACAGACTGAAGAATGGCTGTAA
- the gyrA gene encoding DNA gyrase subunit A translates to MAKQLNVLSGGQVITTALHTEMQQSYLEYAMSVIVGRALPDVRDGLKPVHRRILYAMHELGLTPDRPYRKCARVVGDVLGKYHPHGDQAVYDALVRMVQDFSSRYPLLAGHGNFGSVDDDPPAAMRYTETRLAPIGNEALLNEIGEATVDFIGNFDNSQQEPTVLPSQLPILLLNGSSGIAVGMATNIPPHNLGEVVDGLMALIDHPNLSDEKLLELIPGPDFPTGGEIVDTRGIWDAYTTGRGSIPVRGIAQIEEIQVGRGKHRRTAIVITELPFQVNKAGWIEKVAELVSQGKLDGISDIRDESDRDGIRVVIELKREANPHKLLNLLYKQTALQTNFGVIMLALDNGQPRQMPLRELMQRFLDFREETLTRRYQHELNQAENRRHIVEGLLIALENLDDIIDILRNAPDGSTAKAEFQAEFDLSDRQADAILAMPMRRLTGIEQENLQNEFDELTDRIADLERLLGDRRELLKSLKKDLRSLKKKYADDRRTRITPSPDPSSALPEEGNAKKQQAEESSTQASFFEEEIEDEETVLELTQRGYVRRISIKSFQRQNRNRNEDGPVTLTEGDDLVLQTQITSTAKEMIVLTRSGKAYSVRVGDIPQTSGRAKGTPLVTLLPPAAQSDPTGIVGHFMLPDHPQDKNLLILTQQGRVKRLPVEDFKGLTGRGLTALKLKDDDQIVSISLTEPDQQLIVATSGGRLLRVEINDDQLPIQSRTSQGQLVMRLGKREKLIGCVTASLGSVLLMVTEKGYAKRTPVATLRQSHPGELGAQGIQFASKTDALVGLLGLRPDLEVIFLSTQNRILRPDLTAIPMGGRDSTGDRIVKLERDEKIVAVSALQQILPGTSESAN, encoded by the coding sequence ATGGCTAAACAGTTAAATGTACTCTCTGGGGGACAAGTAATCACCACGGCACTGCATACCGAAATGCAGCAGTCCTACCTTGAATATGCCATGAGCGTGATTGTAGGGCGTGCCCTGCCTGATGTTCGAGATGGCCTGAAACCCGTACATCGGCGGATTTTGTATGCGATGCATGAGTTGGGCTTGACTCCCGATCGCCCCTACCGCAAATGTGCCCGTGTGGTTGGGGATGTCCTCGGTAAATACCACCCCCACGGCGATCAGGCAGTTTATGATGCCCTGGTGCGTATGGTGCAGGACTTTTCCAGTCGCTATCCGCTGCTGGCCGGACACGGCAATTTCGGCTCTGTCGATGATGACCCGCCAGCCGCCATGCGCTATACCGAGACGCGGTTAGCCCCCATTGGGAATGAAGCTCTGTTGAATGAAATTGGGGAAGCCACCGTCGATTTCATCGGCAACTTTGACAACTCACAGCAAGAACCAACTGTTCTGCCGTCCCAGTTGCCCATTCTGCTGCTGAATGGCAGTTCTGGGATTGCCGTTGGGATGGCCACCAACATCCCTCCCCACAATCTGGGAGAAGTGGTGGATGGCCTGATGGCGCTGATCGATCACCCCAACCTGTCTGACGAAAAGTTGCTGGAGTTGATTCCTGGCCCCGATTTTCCCACAGGTGGCGAAATTGTTGATACTCGTGGCATCTGGGATGCTTACACCACAGGCCGGGGTAGTATTCCCGTGCGAGGAATTGCCCAAATTGAAGAAATTCAGGTCGGTCGGGGGAAGCATCGACGCACAGCGATCGTCATCACAGAACTGCCTTTCCAGGTGAATAAAGCAGGCTGGATTGAGAAAGTGGCTGAACTGGTGTCTCAAGGAAAACTGGATGGTATTTCCGATATTCGCGATGAGAGCGATCGGGATGGCATTCGTGTGGTGATTGAACTAAAGCGAGAAGCCAATCCTCATAAGCTGCTCAATCTGCTGTACAAGCAAACCGCCCTGCAAACCAACTTCGGGGTGATCATGCTGGCTCTGGATAACGGTCAACCGCGCCAGATGCCCCTCCGGGAACTGATGCAGCGGTTTCTGGATTTTCGCGAAGAAACCCTTACCCGTCGCTACCAGCATGAACTGAATCAGGCTGAGAATCGCCGTCATATTGTCGAAGGCTTGCTGATTGCCCTGGAAAATCTAGACGATATTATTGATATCCTGCGGAATGCTCCCGATGGCAGTACCGCCAAAGCCGAGTTTCAGGCCGAATTTGACCTCAGCGATCGCCAAGCCGATGCCATTCTTGCTATGCCCATGCGTCGCCTGACGGGCATTGAACAGGAAAATCTGCAAAATGAATTTGATGAATTGACCGATCGCATAGCCGACCTGGAACGGCTGCTGGGCGATCGACGGGAACTGTTGAAGTCGCTGAAAAAGGATCTGCGATCGCTCAAGAAAAAGTATGCCGACGATCGACGCACCCGCATTACTCCCAGCCCTGATCCATCCTCTGCCCTCCCGGAAGAAGGCAATGCTAAAAAGCAGCAGGCTGAGGAATCCAGTACCCAGGCCAGCTTTTTTGAAGAGGAAATTGAAGACGAAGAAACTGTGCTGGAACTGACCCAGCGGGGCTATGTACGTCGGATTTCTATAAAATCCTTTCAGCGGCAAAATCGCAATCGCAATGAAGACGGCCCAGTCACGTTGACCGAAGGCGATGATCTGGTGCTGCAAACTCAGATCACCAGTACCGCCAAAGAAATGATTGTTCTGACTCGCAGTGGCAAAGCTTATTCCGTGCGTGTGGGAGACATTCCTCAGACCTCTGGACGCGCCAAAGGAACGCCACTGGTCACGCTCCTGCCTCCTGCCGCGCAAAGCGATCCAACCGGAATCGTCGGCCATTTCATGCTGCCAGATCACCCCCAGGATAAGAACTTGCTGATTCTGACTCAACAGGGACGAGTCAAACGCCTGCCCGTCGAAGATTTCAAAGGCTTAACTGGCAGGGGATTAACCGCACTCAAGTTGAAAGATGACGACCAGATCGTGTCCATCAGCCTGACGGAGCCAGATCAGCAACTGATCGTGGCAACCTCTGGTGGACGGCTGCTGCGGGTTGAAATTAACGATGACCAATTACCGATTCAAAGCCGCACCTCCCAGGGGCAACTGGTGATGCGGTTAGGGAAACGGGAAAAACTGATTGGTTGTGTGACCGCATCCCTGGGCAGTGTGCTGCTGATGGTGACTGAGAAAGGCTATGCTAAGCGAACTCCCGTGGCCACCTTGCGCCAGTCTCACCCAGGCGAGTTGGGCGCTCAAGGTATTCAATTTGCCAGCAAAACCGATGCTCTGGTCGGCTTACTGGGACTGCGACCCGATCTGGAGGTGATCTTTCTCAGTACTCAGAATCGGATTCTCCGTCCTGATCTAACAGCAATACCGATGGGGGGACGAGACAGCACGGGCGATCGCATTGTGAAACTGGAGCGGGATGAAAAGATTGTCGCCGTATCTGCCCTACAGCAAATTTTGCCCGGAACTTCTGAGTCAGCAAATTAG